A section of the Pygocentrus nattereri isolate fPygNat1 chromosome 18, fPygNat1.pri, whole genome shotgun sequence genome encodes:
- the vezf1a gene encoding vascular endothelial zinc finger 1 isoform X1 codes for MEPSWSSFLFQQANEALHHQHQVAPNSLLPLLNSGAEPQDQKPIMPIPLDQKPPVSAAELLKDNVASGTGGGGGGGGGGGPMPIVKKEHKTKTPFICGYCNKAFRDSYHLRRHESCHTGVKMVSRPKKTAQTAPTMVPLISTMPRENSGNPSYISTIAGILTTATTSASTGSSIMTPASMTGVGQQTAPKKPAKPVKKNHGCEMCGKAFRDVYHLNRHKLSHSDEKPFECPICQQRFKRKDRMTYHVRSHDGGVHKPYVCSVCGKGFSRPDHLSCHVKHVHSSERPFKCQVTACTSAFATKDRLRSHMIRHEGKVTCNICGKMLSAAYITSHLKTHGQTNFNNSCNKGDWQWNSSGLRKDSNEVCNSASATPVTLSAPITSAMNRGNTSNPVTIAAQMNITTNTVNITSPVSLQHPVTITGPVNIASVNIPATAPMNIAHPVAITTPMPMNIAGPLNIAMRPMESMPFLSQVLPSSPPW; via the exons CAGGCAAATGAAGCCCTCCACCACCAGCACCAGGTGGCCCCTAACAGCCTGCTGCCTCTGCTGAACTCTGGGGCCGAGCCACAGGACCAGAAACCCATTATGCCCATCCCGCTGGACCAGAAGCCTCCAGTTAGTGCGGCCGAACTCCTGAAGGACAATGTGGCCAGTGGGacggggggtggagggggtggcGGGGGCGGCGGGGGTCCCATGCCCATCGTGAAGAAGGAGCACAAAACCAAGACGCCTTTCATCTGCGGCTACTGCAACAAGGCCTTTCGCGACAGCTACCACCTGAGACGGCACGAGTCGTGCCACACGGGTGTCAAGATGGTGTCACGACCCAAGAAGACGGCACAAACGGCGCCCACCATGGTGCCCCTGATCTCCACCATGCCGCGGGAGAACAGCGGCAACCCCTCCTACATCTCGACCATTGCCGGCATCCTTACCACAGCCACCACCTCAGCCTCCACCGGCTCCAGCATAATGACACCCGCTTCCATGACCGGCGTGGGTCAGCAAACCGCACCCAAAAAGCCAGCCAAGCCTGTGAAGAAGAACCACGGCTGCGAGATGTGTGGAAAGGCCTTCCGTGATGTCTACCACCTGAACCGCCACAAGCTGTCGCACTCCGATGAGAAACCCTTCGAGTGCCCCATCTGCCAGCAGCGGTTCAAGAGGAAGGACCGCATGACTTACCATGTGCGCTCGCACGACGGGGGCGTCCATAAGCCTTACGTCTGCTCCGTCTGTGGGAAGGGCTTCTCCAG GCCTGATCATCTCAGCTGCCATGTGAAACATGTGCATTCCTCAGAGAGACCATTCAAATGCCAAGTAACG GCCTGCACTTCTGCCTTCGCCACCAAAGACCGACTGCGCTCGCACATGATCCGGCACGAAGGGAAGGTCACCTGCAACATCTGTGGCAAGATGCTCAGCGCCGCCTACATCACCAGCCATTTAAAGACGCACGGTCAAACCAACTTCAACAACTCCTGCAACAAAG GAGACTGGCAGTGGAACTCCTCAGGGCTGCGAAAAG ACAGCAACGAAGTCTGCAACTCCGCCTCGGCCACGCCAGTCACCCTCTCCGCCCCGATCACCTCAGCGATGAACCGCGGCAACACCAGCAACCCAGTCACCATTGCCGCGCAGATGAACATCACCACCAACACGGTGAACATCACCTCTCCGGTCAGCCTGCAGCACCCCGTCACCATCACAGGGCCGGTCAACATCGCTTCGGTCAACATCCCCGCCACAGCGCCCATGAACATCGCCCACCCTGTGGCCATCACCACTCCCATGCCTATGAACATCGCAGGGCCCCTGAACATCGCCATGAGACCCATGGAGAGCATGCCTTTTCTGTCCCAAGTTCTGCCTTCCTCACCGCCCTGGTAA
- the vezf1a gene encoding vascular endothelial zinc finger 1 isoform X2 codes for MEPSWSSFLFQQANEALHHQHQVAPNSLLPLLNSGAEPQDQKPIMPIPLDQKPPVSAAELLKDNVASGTGGGGGGGGGGGPMPIVKKEHKTKTPFICGYCNKAFRDSYHLRRHESCHTGVKMVSRPKKTAQTAPTMVPLISTMPRENSGNPSYISTIAGILTTATTSASTGSSIMTPASMTGVGQQTAPKKPAKPVKKNHGCEMCGKAFRDVYHLNRHKLSHSDEKPFECPICQQRFKRKDRMTYHVRSHDGGVHKPYVCSVCGKGFSRPDHLSCHVKHVHSSERPFKCQVTACTSAFATKDRLRSHMIRHEGKVTCNICGKMLSAAYITSHLKTHGQTNFNNSCNKDSNEVCNSASATPVTLSAPITSAMNRGNTSNPVTIAAQMNITTNTVNITSPVSLQHPVTITGPVNIASVNIPATAPMNIAHPVAITTPMPMNIAGPLNIAMRPMESMPFLSQVLPSSPPW; via the exons CAGGCAAATGAAGCCCTCCACCACCAGCACCAGGTGGCCCCTAACAGCCTGCTGCCTCTGCTGAACTCTGGGGCCGAGCCACAGGACCAGAAACCCATTATGCCCATCCCGCTGGACCAGAAGCCTCCAGTTAGTGCGGCCGAACTCCTGAAGGACAATGTGGCCAGTGGGacggggggtggagggggtggcGGGGGCGGCGGGGGTCCCATGCCCATCGTGAAGAAGGAGCACAAAACCAAGACGCCTTTCATCTGCGGCTACTGCAACAAGGCCTTTCGCGACAGCTACCACCTGAGACGGCACGAGTCGTGCCACACGGGTGTCAAGATGGTGTCACGACCCAAGAAGACGGCACAAACGGCGCCCACCATGGTGCCCCTGATCTCCACCATGCCGCGGGAGAACAGCGGCAACCCCTCCTACATCTCGACCATTGCCGGCATCCTTACCACAGCCACCACCTCAGCCTCCACCGGCTCCAGCATAATGACACCCGCTTCCATGACCGGCGTGGGTCAGCAAACCGCACCCAAAAAGCCAGCCAAGCCTGTGAAGAAGAACCACGGCTGCGAGATGTGTGGAAAGGCCTTCCGTGATGTCTACCACCTGAACCGCCACAAGCTGTCGCACTCCGATGAGAAACCCTTCGAGTGCCCCATCTGCCAGCAGCGGTTCAAGAGGAAGGACCGCATGACTTACCATGTGCGCTCGCACGACGGGGGCGTCCATAAGCCTTACGTCTGCTCCGTCTGTGGGAAGGGCTTCTCCAG GCCTGATCATCTCAGCTGCCATGTGAAACATGTGCATTCCTCAGAGAGACCATTCAAATGCCAAGTAACG GCCTGCACTTCTGCCTTCGCCACCAAAGACCGACTGCGCTCGCACATGATCCGGCACGAAGGGAAGGTCACCTGCAACATCTGTGGCAAGATGCTCAGCGCCGCCTACATCACCAGCCATTTAAAGACGCACGGTCAAACCAACTTCAACAACTCCTGCAACAAAG ACAGCAACGAAGTCTGCAACTCCGCCTCGGCCACGCCAGTCACCCTCTCCGCCCCGATCACCTCAGCGATGAACCGCGGCAACACCAGCAACCCAGTCACCATTGCCGCGCAGATGAACATCACCACCAACACGGTGAACATCACCTCTCCGGTCAGCCTGCAGCACCCCGTCACCATCACAGGGCCGGTCAACATCGCTTCGGTCAACATCCCCGCCACAGCGCCCATGAACATCGCCCACCCTGTGGCCATCACCACTCCCATGCCTATGAACATCGCAGGGCCCCTGAACATCGCCATGAGACCCATGGAGAGCATGCCTTTTCTGTCCCAAGTTCTGCCTTCCTCACCGCCCTGGTAA